Proteins from a genomic interval of Streptomyces sp. Tu6071:
- a CDS encoding efflux RND transporter permease subunit gives MSWLSRFSLAQRALIGLMSIVAIVFGAIAIPQLKQQLLPNIELPMVSVIAPYQGASPDVVEKQVVEPLEKSLDAVDGLSTTTSTASEGNAVVMAQFDFGSGTKQLVADVQQAVNRARSQLPDDVDPQVVAGSTDDIPTVVLAATSPRDQQALSDQLDRTVVPELKEIDGVSQVTIDGVRDLQVTITPDTAKLARAGLSAAALGDALKSGGVTMPAGSFDEGGENRTVQVGTPFTSLRQIEDLRVVGQAGQGGAQGEAPKPVRLGDVASVKQQEATATSITRTDGKPSLAVAVTMDKDGSAVGISKAVKDKLGDLRDSLGKGADLKVVVDQGPPVSKAISGLTTEGALGLGFAVVVILVFLASIRSTLVTAVSIPLSVLLTLIVLWTRDLSLNMLTLGALTIAIGRVVDDSIVVLENIKRHLGYGEERKEAILTAVKEVAGAVTASTLTTVAVFLPIGLVGGIVGELFSSFSLTVTTALLASLLVSLTVVPVLSYWFLRGPKDITSPEAAEAARRAAEEKESQGRLQRAYLPVIGFATRRRVTSLLIAVFVLVVTLGMATQLKTNFFDDSGQDSLSATQELPPGTSLASTDAAAKKVEKLLDGVDGVSDVQVTVGSSGFMAAFGGSTDSNHASYQIKLQSEDDADKVQDALESGFKKLDGAGELKVSAGGGFGDQDLSVVVKAPDRDSLAKAAQQVTDAVKKIDDVKSVENDLATSVPRVSVTAKPAAADAGLSQAALGALVAEQVNGTRTTTATLDDTERDVVVRSAHPATTVAELKALPVGGAKLGDLATVRLVDGPVSMTRIDGARAATVTAKPVGDDTGSISTELTKKLDELKLPQGATTEIGGVTADQNDSLGKLALAMLAAVAIVFLLLVGTFRSLIQPLILLVSIPFAATGALGLLLVTGTPLGVPAMIGMLMLIGIVVTNAIVLIDLINQYRDRGYGVIEAVTEGGRHRLRPILMTALATIFALIPMATGITGEGGFISQPLAVVVIGGLITSTLLTLLLVPTLYAMVELRKERRAAKKAKKKGEDGTEVPTPREPVNV, from the coding sequence ATGTCCTGGCTGTCGAGATTCAGCCTCGCTCAACGCGCCCTCATCGGGCTGATGTCGATCGTCGCGATCGTCTTCGGAGCGATCGCGATACCTCAGCTCAAGCAGCAACTGCTGCCCAATATCGAACTCCCGATGGTGTCGGTCATCGCGCCCTACCAGGGTGCCTCGCCCGACGTGGTCGAGAAGCAGGTCGTCGAGCCGCTGGAGAAGTCGCTCGACGCCGTGGACGGACTCTCCACGACGACGTCGACCGCCAGCGAGGGCAACGCCGTCGTCATGGCGCAGTTCGACTTCGGCAGCGGCACCAAGCAGCTCGTCGCCGACGTCCAGCAGGCCGTCAACCGCGCCCGCTCCCAGCTCCCCGACGACGTGGACCCGCAGGTCGTCGCCGGTTCCACCGACGACATCCCCACCGTCGTCCTCGCCGCCACCTCGCCCAGGGACCAGCAGGCCCTCTCCGACCAGCTCGACCGCACCGTGGTGCCCGAGCTGAAGGAGATCGACGGGGTCTCGCAGGTCACCATCGACGGGGTCCGCGACCTCCAGGTCACCATCACGCCGGACACCGCGAAGCTCGCCCGCGCCGGCCTGAGCGCCGCGGCGCTCGGTGACGCGCTCAAGTCCGGCGGCGTCACGATGCCCGCCGGTTCCTTCGACGAGGGCGGCGAGAACCGCACCGTCCAGGTCGGCACGCCCTTCACCTCGCTGCGGCAGATCGAGGACCTGCGCGTCGTCGGCCAGGCCGGTCAGGGCGGCGCCCAGGGCGAGGCGCCCAAGCCGGTCCGCCTCGGCGACGTCGCGAGCGTGAAGCAGCAGGAGGCGACCGCCACCTCGATCACCCGCACCGACGGCAAGCCGAGTCTCGCCGTCGCGGTGACGATGGACAAGGACGGCAGCGCCGTCGGCATCTCCAAGGCCGTCAAGGACAAGCTCGGCGACCTGCGGGACTCGCTCGGCAAGGGCGCCGACCTCAAGGTCGTCGTCGACCAGGGCCCGCCGGTCTCCAAGGCGATCAGCGGTCTCACCACCGAGGGCGCGCTCGGCCTCGGCTTCGCCGTCGTCGTGATCCTGGTCTTCCTCGCCTCGATCCGCTCGACGCTCGTCACCGCGGTCTCCATCCCGCTCTCCGTGCTGCTCACGCTCATCGTGCTGTGGACGCGGGACCTCTCGCTCAACATGCTCACCCTCGGCGCGCTGACCATCGCCATCGGCCGCGTCGTGGACGACTCCATCGTCGTCCTGGAGAACATCAAGCGGCACCTCGGCTACGGCGAGGAGCGCAAGGAGGCGATCCTCACCGCGGTCAAGGAGGTCGCCGGAGCGGTCACCGCCTCGACGCTCACCACCGTCGCGGTCTTCCTGCCGATCGGTCTCGTCGGCGGCATCGTCGGCGAACTCTTCAGCTCCTTCTCACTCACCGTCACGACGGCCCTGCTCGCCTCGCTCCTCGTCTCGCTCACCGTGGTCCCGGTCCTCTCGTACTGGTTCCTGCGCGGCCCGAAGGACATCACGAGCCCCGAGGCGGCCGAGGCCGCGCGCCGCGCCGCCGAGGAGAAGGAGTCCCAGGGCCGCCTCCAGCGCGCCTACCTGCCGGTCATCGGCTTCGCGACCCGGCGCAGGGTCACCTCGCTGCTCATCGCGGTCTTCGTCCTCGTCGTCACACTGGGCATGGCCACGCAGCTCAAGACGAACTTCTTCGACGACAGCGGCCAGGACTCGCTGAGCGCCACGCAGGAACTCCCGCCGGGCACGAGCCTCGCGAGCACCGACGCGGCGGCGAAGAAGGTCGAGAAGCTCCTCGACGGCGTCGACGGGGTCAGCGACGTCCAGGTCACCGTCGGCTCCTCCGGCTTCATGGCGGCCTTCGGCGGCTCGACCGACTCCAACCACGCCTCGTACCAGATCAAGCTCCAGAGCGAGGACGACGCCGACAAGGTCCAGGACGCGCTCGAAAGCGGCTTCAAGAAGCTCGACGGCGCCGGGGAGCTGAAGGTCTCGGCGGGCGGCGGCTTCGGTGACCAGGACCTCTCGGTCGTCGTCAAGGCCCCCGACCGCGACTCGCTCGCGAAGGCGGCCCAGCAGGTCACCGACGCCGTCAAGAAGATCGACGACGTCAAGTCCGTCGAGAACGACCTCGCCACCTCGGTCCCGCGGGTCTCCGTGACCGCGAAGCCCGCCGCGGCCGACGCCGGTCTCAGCCAGGCGGCACTCGGCGCGCTCGTCGCCGAGCAGGTCAACGGCACGAGGACCACCACGGCGACGCTCGACGACACCGAGCGCGATGTCGTGGTCCGCTCCGCGCACCCGGCGACGACCGTCGCCGAGCTGAAGGCCCTCCCGGTCGGCGGCGCGAAGCTCGGCGACCTCGCGACGGTCAGGCTCGTCGACGGCCCGGTCTCGATGACCCGTATCGACGGCGCCCGCGCCGCCACCGTCACGGCCAAGCCGGTCGGCGACGACACCGGCTCGATCAGCACGGAGCTGACCAAGAAGCTCGACGAGCTGAAGCTCCCGCAGGGTGCCACCACCGAGATCGGCGGGGTGACGGCCGACCAGAACGACTCGCTCGGCAAGCTGGCGCTCGCGATGCTCGCCGCCGTGGCGATCGTCTTCCTGCTCCTCGTCGGCACCTTCCGCTCGCTGATCCAGCCGCTGATCCTGCTCGTCTCGATCCCCTTCGCGGCGACCGGCGCACTCGGCCTGCTCCTCGTCACGGGCACGCCGCTGGGCGTCCCCGCGATGATCGGCATGCTGATGCTCATCGGCATCGTGGTGACCAACGCGATCGTCCTGATCGACCTCATCAACCAGTACCGCGACCGCGGTTACGGGGTCATCGAGGCGGTCACCGAGGGCGGCAGGCACCGCCTGCGCCCGATCCTCATGACGGCGCTCGCGACGATCTTCGCCCTCATCCCGATGGCGACCGGCATCACCGGCGAGGGCGGCTTCATCTCGCAGCCCCTCGCGGTGGTCGTCATCGGCGGCCTCATCACCTCGACCCTCCTGACCCTCCTCCTCGTCCCGACCCTCTACGCGATGGTCGAGCTGAGGAAGGAGCGCAGGGCGGCGAAGAAGGCGAAGAAGAAGGGCGAGGACGGCACGGAGGTCCCGACCCCGAGGGAACCGGTGAACGTCTGA
- a CDS encoding sensor histidine kinase — protein sequence MADHLPPSLHGVRRWAKAHPTGPDALLAAFVLCGMIVGSFGNPHQPEGPRWAEQPPETLSVVLMTLAALSLVLRRRYPVAVLVAAALCTAVELATGDPRAPVVVACGIALYTFAVHTDRPTAWRIGLLTSAVLVGVAMLTGPLPWYAQENFGLLAWTAMAVAVGDAVRSRRAFITAMRERADRAERTREEEARRRVAEERLRIARDLHDVVAHHIALVNVQAGVAAHVMDRRPDQAKEALAHVRRASRSALDELRATVGLLRQSGDPTAPTEPTAGLERLDDLLGTFRDAGLPVRLVTPEPLVGGPLPAAVDLAAYRVVQEALTNVQKHAGSGAQAEISVVRVGSQVEVTVLDDGRGAEAAGPADDGGHGLLGMRERAAALGGHLTAAPRFGGGFRVHAILPLEPPDPTAPVAVPGQSAPGPAAGRDQERR from the coding sequence ATGGCCGACCACCTTCCCCCGTCCCTGCACGGCGTCCGCCGCTGGGCGAAGGCGCACCCGACGGGGCCCGACGCGCTGCTCGCCGCCTTCGTGCTCTGCGGGATGATCGTCGGCAGCTTCGGCAACCCGCACCAGCCCGAGGGCCCGCGCTGGGCCGAGCAGCCGCCCGAGACGCTGAGCGTCGTCCTCATGACCCTCGCGGCCCTCTCCCTCGTGCTGCGCCGCAGGTACCCGGTCGCGGTCCTCGTCGCCGCCGCGCTGTGCACCGCCGTCGAACTGGCCACCGGGGACCCGCGCGCGCCCGTCGTCGTGGCCTGCGGCATCGCGCTCTACACCTTCGCCGTGCACACCGACCGGCCCACCGCCTGGCGCATCGGGCTGCTCACGAGCGCCGTGCTCGTCGGCGTCGCGATGCTCACCGGGCCGCTGCCCTGGTACGCGCAGGAGAACTTCGGGCTGCTCGCCTGGACCGCGATGGCCGTCGCCGTGGGCGACGCGGTGCGCAGCCGCCGCGCCTTCATCACCGCGATGCGCGAGCGCGCCGACCGCGCCGAGCGCACCCGCGAGGAGGAGGCCAGGCGCCGCGTCGCCGAGGAGCGCCTGCGCATCGCGCGCGACCTCCACGACGTCGTCGCCCACCACATCGCCCTCGTCAACGTGCAGGCCGGGGTCGCCGCGCACGTCATGGACCGCCGCCCCGACCAGGCGAAGGAGGCCCTCGCGCACGTGCGCCGCGCCTCGCGCTCCGCGCTCGACGAACTGCGCGCCACGGTCGGCCTGCTCCGCCAGTCCGGCGACCCCACCGCGCCCACCGAGCCGACCGCCGGGCTCGAACGCCTCGACGACCTCCTCGGCACCTTCCGCGACGCCGGGCTGCCCGTCCGCCTCGTCACCCCCGAGCCCCTCGTCGGCGGCCCGCTCCCCGCCGCCGTCGACCTCGCCGCCTACCGCGTCGTGCAGGAGGCGCTGACCAACGTGCAGAAGCACGCGGGGTCCGGGGCGCAGGCCGAGATCAGCGTCGTACGGGTCGGGAGCCAGGTCGAGGTGACGGTGCTCGACGACGGGCGCGGCGCCGAGGCCGCGGGCCCCGCGGACGACGGCGGGCACGGGCTGCTCGGGATGCGCGAGCGCGCCGCCGCGCTCGGCGGCCACCTCACGGCCGCCCCCCGCTTCGGCGGCGGCTTCCGCGTCCACGCGATACTGCCCCTCGAACCACCCGACCCCACCGCGCCCGTCGCCGTCCCCGGGCAGAGCGCTCCCGGACCGGCCGCGGGCCGGGACCAGGAGCGCCGATGA
- the nadA gene encoding quinolinate synthase NadA produces MRDVTTAQPPVDLDVQPTPLALLLLGREADPRSERGVECPGDLPEPSDPDLVARARAAKEKLGEKVFVLGHHYQRDEVIQFADVTGDSFKLARDAAARPEAEYIVFCGVHFMAESADILTSARQRVILPDLAAGCSMADMASAEQVAECWDVLTEAGVAEQVVPVSYMNSSADIKAFTGRHGGTICTSSNAKRALEWAFAQGEKVLFLPDQHLGRNTAVRDMGMSLDDCVVYNPHKPNGGLTTEQLRAAKMILWRGHCSVHGRFSVDSVNEVRERIPGVRVLVHPECKHEVVSAADEVGSTEYIIKALDAAPAGSKWAIGTELNLVRRLAKAHPDKEIVFLDRTVCFCSTMNRIDLPHLVWTLESLAEGKVVNRIEVDAETEFFAKAALERMLALP; encoded by the coding sequence GTGCGTGACGTGACCACGGCCCAGCCCCCCGTCGATCTCGATGTGCAGCCCACCCCGCTCGCCCTGCTGCTGCTCGGCCGCGAGGCCGACCCGCGCAGCGAGCGCGGAGTGGAGTGCCCGGGAGATCTCCCCGAACCCTCCGACCCGGACCTCGTGGCCCGTGCCCGCGCGGCCAAGGAGAAGCTGGGCGAGAAGGTGTTCGTCCTCGGCCACCACTACCAGCGGGACGAGGTCATCCAGTTCGCCGACGTCACCGGCGACTCCTTCAAGCTCGCCCGCGACGCCGCCGCGCGCCCCGAGGCCGAGTACATCGTCTTCTGCGGCGTGCACTTCATGGCCGAGTCGGCCGACATCCTCACCTCCGCGCGCCAGCGGGTGATCCTCCCCGACCTCGCCGCCGGCTGCTCGATGGCCGACATGGCGAGCGCCGAGCAGGTCGCCGAGTGCTGGGACGTCCTGACCGAGGCGGGCGTCGCCGAGCAGGTCGTCCCCGTCTCGTACATGAACTCCTCCGCCGACATCAAGGCGTTCACCGGGCGCCACGGCGGCACCATCTGTACCTCCTCGAACGCGAAGCGGGCCCTGGAGTGGGCCTTCGCGCAGGGCGAGAAGGTGCTCTTCCTCCCCGACCAGCACCTCGGGCGCAACACCGCCGTGCGGGACATGGGGATGTCGCTCGACGACTGCGTCGTCTACAACCCGCACAAGCCGAACGGCGGGCTCACCACCGAGCAGCTCCGCGCGGCGAAGATGATCCTGTGGCGCGGGCACTGCTCGGTGCACGGGCGCTTCTCGGTCGACTCGGTGAACGAGGTGCGGGAGCGGATTCCGGGGGTGCGGGTCCTCGTCCACCCCGAGTGCAAGCACGAGGTCGTCTCCGCCGCCGACGAGGTGGGCTCGACCGAGTACATCATCAAGGCGCTCGACGCCGCCCCCGCCGGGTCGAAGTGGGCCATCGGGACCGAACTCAACCTCGTACGGCGGCTCGCGAAGGCGCACCCGGACAAGGAGATCGTGTTCCTCGACCGGACCGTGTGCTTCTGCTCGACGATGAACCGGATCGACCTGCCGCACCTCGTGTGGACGCTGGAGTCGCTGGCGGAGGGGAAGGTCGTCAACCGGATCGAGGTCGACGCGGAGACGGAGTTCTTCGCGAAGGCGGCGCTGGAGCGGATGCTGGCGCTGCCGTAG
- a CDS encoding response regulator codes for MTIRVLLADDQALLRSAFRVLVDSEDDMEVIGEASDGAEAVRLAASHLPDVVLMDIRMPGTDGLAATRHISADPALAAVHVVMLTTFEVDEYVVQSLRAGAAGFLGKGAEPSELLGAIRTAAAGDALLSPAATRSLITRFLAQAPGAGPAAGVDSARLAALTGREREVLVQVAAGLSNDEIAARLEVSPLTVKTHVNRAMAKVGARDRAQLVVIAYETGLVRPRTE; via the coding sequence ATGACGATCCGAGTGCTGCTCGCCGACGACCAGGCGCTGCTGCGCAGCGCCTTCCGCGTCCTCGTCGACTCCGAGGACGACATGGAGGTGATCGGCGAGGCGTCCGACGGCGCGGAGGCCGTCCGGCTCGCCGCGAGCCACCTGCCCGACGTCGTCCTCATGGACATCCGCATGCCCGGCACCGACGGACTCGCCGCGACCCGGCACATCAGCGCGGACCCCGCGCTCGCCGCCGTGCACGTCGTGATGCTCACGACCTTCGAGGTCGACGAGTACGTCGTGCAGTCGCTGCGCGCCGGGGCCGCGGGCTTCCTCGGCAAGGGCGCCGAGCCCTCCGAACTGCTCGGCGCGATCCGTACCGCCGCGGCGGGAGACGCGCTGCTCTCCCCGGCCGCGACCCGCAGCCTCATCACGCGCTTCCTCGCCCAGGCCCCCGGCGCCGGGCCCGCCGCCGGGGTGGACAGCGCGCGCCTCGCCGCGCTCACCGGGCGCGAGCGCGAGGTCCTCGTGCAGGTCGCCGCCGGGCTCAGCAACGACGAGATCGCCGCACGCCTCGAAGTCAGCCCGCTCACGGTCAAGACCCACGTGAACCGCGCCATGGCCAAGGTCGGCGCCCGCGACCGCGCCCAACTCGTCGTCATCGCCTACGAGACGGGACTCGTCCGCCCGCGCACGGAGTGA